The DNA segment gaaaaagataatgTCAACTATGACGTAAAAGGGATCGAACCTGCCATCACTGAGACGGAAAGTATTAGTCAAGAACCATTTTCTACGTTTTCGAGTGATAATAACGAACTTACAAGTGAAGGCGGGTTGAACAATACGTGGACGAGGTTCAAGAATTCGttcaaaagatttgaaCTCGAAGAGCTAGATCCGAATCTAACAGATGCGGAGAAGATTGCTATCGCTACTGCTCGGTCACCATTGAAACatacattgaaaaaaagacattTACATATGATTGCAGTTGGTGGTGCTATTGGTACTGGTCTTTTCGTAGGTAGTGGTAAGGCCCTGAGGACGGCAGGCCCTGCTGGTATCTTGATTGGTTGGACGGTTACAGGAAGTATGATATATTGTATGGTTATGGCAGTTGGTGAATTAGCTGTCATTTTTCCCGTTTCTGGTGGTTTCACCACCTACGCAACTAGATTTATTGATGAGTCCTTCGGTTTTGCCGTTAATTTCAACTATATGTTACAATGGCTAGTCACCTTACCTCTGGAAATTGTCGCGGCCTCCATAACTGTTAATTATTGGGGTGTGGATCCCAAATACCGTGACGGTTTCGTGGCTTTGTTTTGGGTGGTCATTGTTTCGATAAACCTATTTGGTGTGAAAGGTTATGGGGAGGCTGAATTTATCTTTGCTGTTATTAAAGTTATTACCATTATTGGATTCATTATAATGGCAGTCGTCCTGATTTGCGGTGGTGGTCCTCAAGGCGGGTTTATTGGTGCTAAATATTGGCACAACCCTGGAGCCTTTGTAGGTGCTACGCCGGGGctgaaattcaaaggatTTTGTACCGTTTTTATCACagcttcattttcctttggAGGAAGTGAAGTTGTCGGTATAGCGGGCTCTGAGGCTGAAAACCCAAGAAAATCGGTTCCAGGCGCCGCTAAACAAGTTTTCTGGAGAATTATTCTGTTTTACGTCATTTGCTTGTTATTAATTGGTATGTTAGTCCCTTACAATGATCCCCGTCTAATTGGCGCCTCATCAGTGGATGCGGCAGCTTCTCCTTTTGTCATTGCAGTCATTAATCAAGGTATTAGAGGTTTACCGAGCGTCATTAACGTTGTCATACTGATTTCCGTTCTATCTGTTGGTAATTCTTCCATTTATCTTTGTTCTAGAACTTTAACTGCATTAGCTGAACAGGGGTTTCTACCTAAGATCGTTGGATATATTGACCGCGGAGGCAGGCCTCTGGTCGCTATTGGCATCGCCTCTGCCTTCGGCTTGATCGCTCTTATCGCACAGTCCTCTCACGAAGGTGAAATATTCAACTGGCTAATGGCACTATCCGGTTTATCGTCCCTGTTTTCATGGTCTGCTATATGCCTTTGTCACATTCGTTTCAGGAAAGCTTTAACTGCTCAAGGAAGAACTACCGACGAATTGCCATTTGTATCTACAGTTGGAGTTTGGGGTTCTTATTGGGGAATATTCATTTGTATTCTGATGTTTATTGCACAATTCTACGTTGGTCTATTTCCGACAGGAACTGCACCAAACGCaaaagatttcttcatGGCTTATCTTTCATTTCCAATTGTTATAGCATTTTACGTCGCTCACAAACTATGGAAGAGGAACTGGAAACTTTACATTAAAGCTGAAGATATGGATATTGATACTGGTAGGCGAGAAGTCGACAGAGACTTACTGAAGCAAGAAGTGGCCGCCGAAAGAACTCATTTAGCAGCGAGATCAATATGGTATCGAACCTGGAAATTCTGGTGCTAAGCAGTCTGGTACTTACGTGGCGCTCTGgatgatttgaatttaaaaACGCAGCTAACACTAACTAGTTTGTGTCATGATGTAAATTTTGTTACCTTACAACCACGGTATATATTCCTTTGTAGTTTAAGCTGATATATTGCCGTTTATTGATTTTCGGACAGAGACCAATTTTTGTTCATAGTTCGATATACTATGTACTGCAAGGTGTATGGCTTTGAAATCTAAAAATAATTGCTCATTAATGTCACTTGATATGAAAACTCAACAAAAAGTGGGCCGACTAAGGCTACTTCATAGCCTTGGCGCATGGATAAGCAGATCACTACAGAGTGTACAACACATGGCAGGGTGCTTTGAGTAAATTATGTGATACAGTGCTAGTAAAGAACAGATCCTGTATCACAAACCCGGATTTGCATTCACTGATTCGTGAGACGCTAAAATAAATCGACCTACATCTCTCTCCTTTCTTATCTTGCAACAGTGCTTCAATCATTGGCGACTGTTTTggaacaaattcaaaagatattCATGTGATTTCCGAGCTGTCAAATGATATACAGGAAATCCTTTTGCAACAAACCGcatgaatatttttattaaacCAAATACTTTACCAATCGTGTGCCTTTATGAGGCACCTGGgtttggccaaaaaaaaaaaggatacATATTAATGTGGCTTTCCGTAGGTTCCGTTGGATCTTGCATGGGCATTAACACATTTACTTTGGGATGCGATTTCTGAAACGGCTGCACAGGTTTGTTAGAGTCAAAATTCCAGCTCAAAGAATTCATTTCCAATTCAGATATCATTTGCAAATTGGTTTAACGAATGTTGCCAAAGAAGGGGCCCCATTGTTCATTCATTGAATCCTCACTACCTTGACGGTAAAGTAGTTGATATATTTACCGCTATTtaaaaaactttttttcaactagTTTCCCCTGTCTTTGTTATCGCAGCTGAATACATAAGGtatgaagaattttcttgaatgcaCCACCATTTTAGACATCCTGGATTGTTTGTGAATATTGCTAAGCAGTTCTGTCGTTGAATGTACGATCATTAGTATATGTTTAAGAGCGTTTGGTGCCAAATGACGATATCACGGACGTTCTTAATTTCGCTCTTTCGTAACTTTTGAATGGGCCTGTGCCGTAGGGAGAGGCAATGTTGTGCTGACGAATGTTGCTGGAGTTTACAACTTCGAGCAGAATACAACATTCTTCGGTGGGCCTTTATGACAAATTACGCACTCTTTCCTTCGTAGTGGGTTATAAATTCAGAGTAAATGTGATCTTAAAACATTTATTCTCCTTATTCTAGAGCTTATATTCAGGACGTGTCAAAACTGCATACTAAGAAGAGGCTCTTATTACACTTCAACAGATTTTACTGCAGTGTCACTGCATATGATGCGGCATGCCTCAATGTTGATTGTTCAACAAGATAGAGTTTAGACAGCAGTATGtacatcttgaaaattcGTTTCGCTTTATAATAttgatcaaagaaaattaggTAGGTAGGTGTCAGCGCAATCTTCCTTATTAAGTCAGCTTTGGAAAAAcgagaattttttcaatgatctTGTAGAGCCAACCCCGGCGAGGCCCTTGGACGTTCTGAttgagtttgaaaaattaggCAGTATATCAGTACATGAACTCCATTCCTTTTTTCGTAGCCTCTAGCCGGGATGCTATTTGCTGATTCAATGATAATTAAAATACCTTGCAAATCATTTACATTCGGGAAAAATGAGTAGCGCAAAACCAACCGCAGTTAATGTGATTATGACACTTTTGTCTTCGGCTTTACTGTAGGTTCTATTctgaaaacatcattacAGCTTGAATTTTCGTACAAGTTTGTTACGGCAGCGACAGGTTCATTTTCCCCATATAATCAGGCCATTCCCGGACATTAATAACAGTTTGTACAATTTCGGTTTCATAGAGGTTTTCATTCTCCCAAATTACAGATACTTTTGAATGATAGTCGTCAAATTCGGCAGCCTcattaaaatcaaaatgttCTTTTAACGGAACTTTATTGGATCATGTGCTCGGCAAAGCTGCAGTTGAATTGGTAAAAACAGTAGCTAAGTTTACCACCGCGCCAATTGAGGATTTGTGAGGGATTTCAAAGTAACGGCAACCCTCCAATAATCCCGTTCCATTTCGCTActgtttattctttttgcgTGGTTGTGATAAGAATCAACTATTGTTCATTTTATAAGCGTTGCAAAGTGAGACGATAATTCATGCTGCTACAActtgaacattttttttacgcGGTATTTAAAAGCTGACGTAAATTCTCAGATTATTAGAGTAGCATTCATTGGCACATCAGCATGAATACTACTCCACTAATCTGAGTTATTAAATTAAATGGAAGCTGAGCTAAATTACGTAAAGCATCCACAGTACATAATACCGTTGAGCAGTCAAATAATATACAAGATTGACATCCATCTGCACCACCTGCTTAAACGACAACATCTAATAGTATACTACTTACATATACTCCAACAGCAGAATAATGTTTCATCACCTTGGTTAAATAATTCATCACAATATTTTCCCCAGGAAAAAAGCCGCGCCACAAATGACACGTGAAGAATATATGTATCTTTACGatacttttcaaaggttCACTCGATTCGACTCATTGCCCATTGAAGCAACCCAAGATTTGGTAAACTCATCACACGGATATAGTAACAATTTTGTCGAAAAGTCTGGAAAGATTGCGGACCGAAATTCAGGATCTGTAAGATCAGGTGACAGCATAATTGCTCATATTTTGAATGGTGGCTACCACCAATATTGTaatgttcaaaagagaGCGAACCACGATTAGCGAAAAGTTTGGCTACGAACTTTTCCTTAAGGGGGAAAGTTTTAAAACTTCAGTTGGTTGCGTCAACAATACCATGGTGAAGAAACATGGAAtactttgatttcttctggGATACTCATTCGtatatagaaaaagaatctttCTTACATATTTATTGCAAATGATTGTAATCCACGAATCGTATTATTTCGTCTAGGTCAATCCTAAAACTGCGACTCGTACCGGAGGGGGAAACTGCTCATAATTGTGCGCGCAATGTAAAGCTGTTCGagtagaaaaaatgtataCTTTTAATGGTAGCTAATCAAACGAATTCGAAAGAACTGAAATGTGTTAAATCAAGAAATCACTGTCGGCCTTACATTACTAATATATTACTTTTGGGTAATATATTAAACAAATATGACCGCCTGAGCAAAATACCACATATTCTGTTTCCCGAATATCCGATGTTTTATGTTTCCATTTCGACTTagaatataataatatcaacTGGCAGCACTCAATTCTAATACAACGTTATAATCTCACGTCTGAAATAGGCCATGTAACTTTTATTACCGGCCCATGTCACGTGTCGGAGATCTGTAATTACCCTTTTTTGGCCACTCCGCACAATGCAGACAACTAAGTTGTTAATTATACATGAACAAACTAGCTTTTAAGCCCTAAATTATAAAATTATATATGGTTACGAATAGTTGATGTTCATACATACCCACAGTCCTTGTTAGATAGAAATACActttgaattattttctgaaatttttatattcacCTCAAATCGCAAAAAAATGTGGGCCAATATCTCAAGTCTCACAAATATGAGTTCTCACAATCAACcatgatttctttctttttaaccctatcaaatttttacaaTAATCAATGTACAAGTTTCATTATCTGgtttaaaaataaaagtagGTGACGAACACTTATTATGACAGCAGCACTTCGAGGCTTATCATCTCAGTTTTCTCATGTTGTTATCCATTTAGCAGCCCAGTTGCGGCTGACTTTTTAGCACGGCTGAGCACGCACACATCACCTtctatcaagaaaaaggtACCTCTCGAAGGTATTGTTTTATTGTGTGACGTAATGACATATACATATCTCTTAATTGCATTCACATAAAATTGCTCAGATTTATCTGGCTatcgtgaaaaaaatgcaattcctttttcttcatgtCAACAAAAGTTTATAGCTTGACAGAAGTAATTTCTTTTACGGGCCCTGTTCAACATTTTTAACTTAAAAACCGTATCCAGTTTATGGTTGGTACAGTATATTTTAGAGATCCTTAGGGTATGCCTATGTTTGATTAGTTAAAGAAAGTGCTGCATAATACTTTAATGAGGTCAGGCACTTTTCAAGGTTTGTTTCATCTTTAGTGATGGCAGTATTGTTTTTTCCATGGAATGTTGTCCTTAGTTCTGCCTAACTGGGCGTTTGAATTACAGTTGCTTCTATTCCAGGAACGGAAGACAGTAATGCACATGGGGTTCAAGAGggtttacaaaaaaaactaaaaaattACGGCTTCTGTAAGATCTATACACCCTGCGGgtcaatattttttcagctAATAACCGCTGAGGTAGGAAGTATGAGAATACATTCCAGATTGTATACTCAGTAttagaaaaaagtaaatactttcatcaagaaatgCAAGATGAAAGAGTAATATTTTCGTATATAAGCGACGTAAAGTTGATTCAAATTGAGATATCAGTACTTTCCATTAAGGTTTAGATCTCAAGAAATCATCAATAACAACAAATATATCATGAGTATTCTAAACATTGTCACCTTCTTTAGCGCCCTAGTTTCTGTCGCAATTGCTGCCAGATTTGATTTGACTGACGTCACTTGTGCTGACTTACATGGACCACACTGTGGTACCTatgtttttgaagttgTCGGACAAAACGGAACATTTTTGGGTCAATCTACGTTTGTTGGTGCTGATGCCTTAACCGAAAGTGCTGGCGATGCTTGGGCAAGATATTTGGGCCAGGAAACCAGATTCCTCCCAAAATTGACCACTATTGGTACTAATGAGACAAAGAACTTCTCTCCGCTCATTTTGACCACCAATTTGAAGACTTGTAATCCTCAATCCATTGGCGATGCTATGGTCCCTTTTGCTGACACTGTTAGCGGTGAAATCGAATTCAATGCTTGGGCAGACACTGCTCCAAACGGTGCTTTCGTATACGGTTTAGCTAACCAGTTGTTCAACTCTACCGATTACGGTGTTCAAGTTGCATCATGTTACCCAAACTTTGCTTCTGTTATTTTGAGCACACCAACCGTTAACGTTTTCGGTAAGGATGATACATTGCCAAACTATTGTACTTCCATCCAATTGAAGGCTGTCTGTCCACCAGAAGCTGGTTTCGTCTAACCAGTTCACCTTTTCTGATCTATAGatagtttattatttgatTAGTATTACATATaaccaaaattttattattgacAATATTACAACCCCTTTTGCTGCGGAGCTTCACACAATTGCTCATTTCTATTCCATGTTCTACTAACTTCCAATGAATAGAATTTGTGAGATGGCCCATTTTTGACATATTTAAGCATTGGTTTTCGATCTTTCGGATTTAACTTGAAATGCAAGATAGAGAGAGAATCATTCACAAAACGCAAAACTAAAGACGATGATTTTGTAATGAACAGTCGTTCATTTACTTgtattttcattgatgatgaaagcACATATTGATTATTCCGGCCATGTTAAAACACTGACACCAATTGATTATATACTCAACCTGATTTTACTGGGATTGCATAAGAGTTGTTCGAATAAAGGTAACTGGAAGATAAGGCTATTTTGCCCGAAAATCAGTTTGTTGCAGTGTTATGATTTTCAGACGGTCTAGTTCTTTTCACATAAGTTAAACGATAAGTTCACCATTTGTATCATTTGTAAACCTGCAACACAGCTTCCATGATCAGAATACATTTTCATTCCAAATTCTAAcaatttctgaaaatcGGCGTTTCTCCGACTCCTTGAACTTGATGGCCTTTCCAAACTGTGCTTCCTTAAATAGCGTGCAATAGTTGAACATAAAACACTCCCCTGACTTAACCCATCCTGATATATTAGCGTCTGGAATTATAATTCCTTCTAATTTTACTGGCGATTGGTAATATTTGCGTAATGCTTCCGCATCTTGGAACATGTCCGCTAGTCTCTGGCTATGCTCATAGTCATATTCCCATGAGGCCTTTTTACAGACATTGAGACCTCCGTTTAGCCATAGTAATGATCCGTCTTTATCTGTGTGAGACAATTGCACGGAACAAATCTGGTAAAATTCACCAGTGCTTTCCTTTGAAACGACATTACCAAATTGACCAATATTTGATGCATCCACCGGGTGGAAAGTGAAGTGGTTGTTTGACAATAACTCGCCCATCCAAAACCAGTCTTTATCACCATGAAAATACTCTGAAATTGGAGAAAATTGTAAGGCCACTGAGATAAGCACACTGAAGAGATGCTTGTCCTTATGCAGTACTACCAGGCCGCTCTCCAAATGATGCTTGTGCTTCTTTATTAGCATGTTTTCCAACACCTGTACAACCGTCGGATCTTCTATCTTTTCATGTATGTCAGACTCATCTGTCAAATTAAGTCCAATACACCCATGAATAATCTCTTTTAGAACGTCCAGTTGAGATGATTCAAAGAGGTCATTCGATATTATCCgatctttgaagaataaaGCCCCGGTCCTTTGAAATTCCTCTAGTTTATAAAACTCGTCTATCGGAACAAATGGCACAGTATCTGAATCCAGCAAAATAGGAACTTCGAAGAACGAGAAAATCAATGCCAACCATTTGTTGGAATATGTCGCGAATTTGTTGGAATATTTCGGACTTAGCAAGTTACGCACGTTCGAAAACCATATTTCTTGAGCAGGATACTCTGGAGTATCCTCACTTCTTCCGTATTTAACAAGCAATCGGATGGAATCTTGACTCAGGTCTGCATTATGAACAATTTGAATAGGAtaatcatttttgaaatatcgTAAAACTTTCAATAGCCTTACAGTCTCGTCCAACTGCGTGTCAGAAGCACTGATGACTATCCCTCTTGAACCACTTTGAGTTATCCTCTGCAACCAATTTTCCCAAAAAGATAGACCTGTATCAAAATTGATGGGTCTAGAACGAACAAAATGGTGGCCTTTGCGGTCAAACTCCATCACAGAAGCATGATGAACTTCACCATTCCATCTTGTATGTGAATGCCAAAAGTTGGTCTCATCTGTTTCcaatctttcaaagttgATATACGGAAACAGCctcttttcaacatttcGCAGACGTTGAACATTACGCCTACCACCCTGCTGCAagcatttggaaaaaatgatgatccTGGTGACAAGTTTAATCACATCCTCTGCAGGAGCcaaacttttttgatttacGTCGTAGAAGTCATTCGACCACCCAGGCTCGAGAGTCTCATAATAACTCAAGCAACGATCGCAACTATTACTTCTATCACTACTACTATGTTGAACTGGTACGGACAAGTCAACCGAATAATATACCATTAGCAGGACTGTCAGCAGCATAATTAAAGTGAAGAGcctattttttcttttcttacctAACAAACAATATTGCATTGCTTCGTGTACCTCCTGTTGACATTAATTTTACTCAATTGGGAGATTTTCCGTTTCCCTCCCCTAGTTGCTTCCAATAACTAAAgtaaagagaaaaaaacgaGTTAGCGTTATTCTATTGCTAGgaactttttcttgccTGTGCTGACTTAGTGAAGCTCATCAAAACTTTGTCTCGGGAAAACCGAAAttgtaaacaaaaattttcgttTCGAACAATTACCTGAAGATCCCACGACGTGCGTGGCCATCGTTTACAATCTCGAAGACATTACCGATAGGACAATGAACAAGTGGTCCCTTGGTCTTTGTGTGTTTACGCCATGCTGTCCGGTCTCATAGTGCGTTATACGTTCTTCCGTacgaaattttttcttatgcAACAGCTGGTCTGCGCATAACCTGGAGGGCTGTCGAccgtttttgaagaatattatACTTAAATGAACCTTCATGGTTAAGCAACCTCTTCTAATTGAGGCTGCTGATATGAAAGTCGGTTTTGGGGTTCTGAAGGATTCCCGGAGACTTTTATTGGGCTTCCAATGGGCTTCCAATTCGTTTTTTAATGAGGCCATTTTCTGGAAGAGGATCGTCACACGGTCACTGTTGTTAGCCCTGTTTGTAGTGTGGACTATAGCATGGCCGCAGCGAGTTTCAACTAGCCAggataccaaaaaaaaatgaaaaaaaaaaaagcagacTCAGTTTAGTTTAGACATCACGAGGTCTGATATGTTAGATGGTCGAGATCACGTACGTCCATCTGCTTTACAAATTAATTAATATTTTGCAGTTCTGTGTCTTTCTCAATACTGGgatatttcttttcgttAAACAGGCAAAGAGAATAATATATGAATATGTATAAAAAGGTTACTGGCATTTCCAATCCATTGAAGGCAGGAATttcacattttttttccacctTTTCTAAAAGAACAGTAAACAACAAGCTCATCTTTGCTACAACCAATTATCAACTAAGAAAAATGTCTTCCGTTACCGGGTTTTACATTCCACCAATTTCCTTCTTCGGTGAAGGCGCTCTTGAAGAAACCGTTGATTACATCAAGAATAAGGATTACAAGAAGGCTTTGATCGTTACCGATCCTGGTATCGCAGCTATCGGTCTCTCCGGTagagttcaaaaaatgttaGAAGAAAGTGGTTTGAACGTTGCTATCTATGACCAAACTCAGCCAAACCCAAACGTTGGCAACGTCTTGGCCGGTTTGAAGGTTTTGAAGCAACAAAACTCTGAAATTGTTGTTTCTATTGGTGGTGGTTCCGCTCATGATAATGCAAAGGCCATCGCTTTATTAGCTACCAACGGTGGGGAAATTGGCGATTATGAAGGTGTCAACCAATCAAAGAAGGCTGCTCTTCCATTGTTCGCTATCAACACTACTGCTGGTACCGCTTCCGAAATGACCAGATTCACCATTATCTCtaacgaagaaaagaaaattaaaatgGCCATCATTGACAACAACGTCACTCCAGCCGTTGCCGTCAACGATCCATCTACCATGTACGGTTTGCCACCTGCTTTGACTGCTGCCACAGGTCTAGATGCTTTGACTCACTGTATTGAAGCTTTTGTCTCAACTGCATCTAACCCAATTACTGATGCCTGTGCCTTGAAAGGTATTGATTTGATCGATGAAAGTTTGATTAGTGCATACAAAAACGGTAAAGACAAGAAGGCTAGAACTGATATGTGTTACGCCGAATACTTGGCTGGTATGGCTTTCAACAATGCTTCTCTAGGTTACGTTCACGCTATTGCCCATCAACTTGGTGGTTTCTACCACTTGCCTCATGGTGTCTGTAATGCTGTCTTGTTACCTCATGTCCAAGAATCCAACATGCAATGTCCAAAGGCCAAGAAGAGATTAGGTGAAATTGCTTTGCATTTAGGTGCCACTAAAGAAGACCCTGAAGAAACCATCAAAGCTTTGCACGTTTTTAACAGAGCTATGAAcattccaagaaatttgaaggATTTGGGTGTCAAGACCGAAGATTTTGGCATTTTGGCTGACAATGCTATGAACGATGCCTGTCACTTGACCAACCCAGTTCAATTCACCAAAGAACAAGTTATTGCTATTTTGAGGCAATCTTACGAATattaaagaaacaaaatcaGCCTCACATAAAATTCCATTATGTGTGTACcttatttatttaattGTGCGTAAAATATAATGtacttatttatttacCAGCTtcaaatgatttttttagctTTTCATGAACCATAATTGCGCTAATCTCGACGATATTACATACGTAACTTCCTTTCTAGATTTACGAAAAAACGGCAACAGAAACATTGTTCAACGGGTTTGGAGTCGATGCATGATGTTGAAATACCTGTATCGTTTATTACAGAAAGGATAATGTCCAGTTTATTTGTTATTACACACCCAAGGCCGAGCAAGTTGTTATTTTATACGCCTTGTGTTTCAGTGTATAAAGAGGCTTTCTTCGAACATGAGTTTATTACGGTGTAATCTCTGGgtttttttgcaatttaCAGAGTGTCTCAAAACGAGAATACATACATTTGTCCAGAACATACGAATCAAATTGTTACTATTACAGCGCACACTACTGATATTTTTGTCGGAGATGTCGTTTTACTTGGCGAATATGATATCTGCTACTGTTAACTCGTTATTTATAACAGCATTAAACCACTTACCCTCGAATATTCCCCCCATACGCATAATTTTAGAGACACATGTCATGATATGACCAGTTTGCTCATAATCTTGAAGTGCAACTACCGAATATTCTGGTAACACATAACCTTGGCTCATCTTCAGTGAACTACCATATAAATATTGTAATACTTTGTTTCGATGGTCTTTACGGACATATAATCGACAGCATAATGCGTCTTCACATGCTCGATAAACTATTGTGTGTATAACGTTGAAATAACCCCGAAATTTTGTACAGCTACAACTAAAATAGAAGTATGTGCACATCTGTATATAAGTTATGCCAGCATCACAAGAATAGGAGCTATCCTGTCAAcatgttcaaaaaaatagaatacTTCCTCTATCGATTGAGAATAAGGGCTACCTCTCATAGAAGTTGGATAGAATTATCAGCATGTCTGATGAATTGGAactatatttttcttctccatgAAGGAGCGCTTTATCAAGTATGATCATTTATTTCGTCTCCGGTGCTGATAATTAGTtgttttgatgaagaacaaaagcagaaaactctcttatactatataaggGAGGTGTATAAAACACGCGCTGATTGGACATGTTGAAAACACTCGATACAATACGATGAGCTTAATGTTACAACTTATATcctttttatataaatttCAAGTCTATGTTCAATTGATTGTTCTTTAACTCCACCCACCCACCCTAACCAAACGTCAGTTCAACATTCTTGATCCTAAAACAAATACTAAATATAAAGCATTTGTCGTTCAGATGTCCCAGAATGTAAATCTGGTTACTTATGGGAATATTGATGTACCTATTTGTTCTAACATCTTGCGTGATACAGGTTTCGAGCAATTAGCGACGTTAGTTTCATTACTCACTTCATTGAGTGTATCCTCAAAGCATCTCCTTCCTCTTTCAACTTTGCGTTAGAAGTGAATTAAAATAAACAATGTGGATCATAATATTTAAATgcgcatttttttaatatagCTAATTAATAActaaataataataataatatgaTCCAGGAGCACTTATTGGTTTTAAGGGACCAAatcagcaaaaaaaaagctctTATCGGGTATGACCAAATAATATTCTTCACATGTTCATaggacaaagaaaacaaatacaTAGTAACCTAACGAGTAGcaccaaaattttgattccGTTTTACGAGTCAGTTGACATAATCGGTCGTTTAATAGCAGTGTAACAACTTCCAACGGAATACACTCATATTTTTACTGACAGATATCAATATAACCTCCACAGACCATTATAGTGTTCGAAAAGATAGTGCCCGCCTAGTGAACTGTAAATGAGAAGAGCAGCCTTGGTCGACAAACT comes from the Saccharomyces kudriavzevii IFO 1802 strain IFO1802 genome assembly, chromosome: 7 genome and includes:
- the ADH4 gene encoding alcohol dehydrogenase ADH4 (similar to Saccharomyces cerevisiae ADH4 (YGL256W)) translates to MSSVTGFYIPPISFFGEGALEETVDYIKNKDYKKALIVTDPGIAAIGLSGRVQKMLEESGLNVAIYDQTQPNPNVGNVLAGLKVLKQQNSEIVVSIGGGSAHDNAKAIALLATNGGEIGDYEGVNQSKKAALPLFAINTTAGTASEMTRFTIISNEEKKIKMAIIDNNVTPAVAVNDPSTMYGLPPALTAATGLDALTHCIEAFVSTASNPITDACALKGIDLIDESLISAYKNGKDKKARTDMCYAEYLAGMAFNNASLGYVHAIAHQLGGFYHLPHGVCNAVLLPHVQESNMQCPKAKKRLGEIALHLGATKEDPEETIKALHVFNRAMNIPRNLKDLGVKTEDFGILADNAMNDACHLTNPVQFTKEQVIAILRQSYEY
- the VEL1 gene encoding Vel1p (similar to Saccharomyces cerevisiae VEL1 (YGL258W)) gives rise to the protein MSILNIVTFFSALVSVAIAARFDLTDVTCADLHGPHCGTYVFEVVGQNGTFLGQSTFVGADALTESAGDAWARYLGQETRFLPKLTTIGTNETKNFSPLILTTNLKTCNPQSIGDAMVPFADTVSGEIEFNAWADTAPNGAFVYGLANQLFNSTDYGVQVASCYPNFASVILSTPTVNVFGKDDTLPNYCTSIQLKAVCPPEAGFV
- the SKDI07G0060 gene encoding amino acid permease, which gives rise to MNSRFQEKDNVNYDVKGIEPAITETESISQEPFSTFSSDNNELTSEGGLNNTWTRFKNSFKRFELEELDPNLTDAEKIAIATARSPLKHTLKKRHLHMIAVGGAIGTGLFVGSGKALRTAGPAGILIGWTVTGSMIYCMVMAVGELAVIFPVSGGFTTYATRFIDESFGFAVNFNYMLQWLVTLPLEIVAASITVNYWGVDPKYRDGFVALFWVVIVSINLFGVKGYGEAEFIFAVIKVITIIGFIIMAVVLICGGGPQGGFIGAKYWHNPGAFVGATPGLKFKGFCTVFITASFSFGGSEVVGIAGSEAENPRKSVPGAAKQVFWRIILFYVICLLLIGMLVPYNDPRLIGASSVDAAASPFVIAVINQGIRGLPSVINVVILISVLSVGNSSIYLCSRTLTALAEQGFLPKIVGYIDRGGRPLVAIGIASAFGLIALIAQSSHEGEIFNWLMALSGLSSLFSWSAICLCHIRFRKALTAQGRTTDELPFVSTVGVWGSYWGIFICILMFIAQFYVGLFPTGTAPNAKDFFMAYLSFPIVIAFYVAHKLWKRNWKLYIKAEDMDIDTGRREVDRDLLKQEVAAERTHLAARSIWYRTWKFWC
- the MNT2 gene encoding alpha-1,3-mannosyltransferase MNT2 (similar to Saccharomyces cerevisiae MNT2 (YGL257C)) gives rise to the protein MQYCLLGKKRKNRLFTLIMLLTVLLMVYYSVDLSVPVQHSSSDRSNSCDRCLSYYETLEPGWSNDFYDVNQKSLAPAEDVIKLVTRIIIFSKCLQQGGRRNVQRLRNVEKRLFPYINFERLETDETNFWHSHTRWNGEVHHASVMEFDRKGHHFVRSRPINFDTGLSFWENWLQRITQSGSRGIVISASDTQLDETVRLLKVLRYFKNDYPIQIVHNADLSQDSIRLLVKYGRSEDTPEYPAQEIWFSNVRNLLSPKYSNKFATYSNKWLALIFSFFEVPILLDSDTVPFVPIDEFYKLEEFQRTGALFFKDRIISNDLFESSQLDVLKEIIHGCIGLNLTDESDIHEKIEDPTVVQVLENMLIKKHKHHLESGLVVLHKDKHLFSVLISVALQFSPISEYFHGDKDWFWMGELLSNNHFTFHPVDASNIGQFGNVVSKESTGEFYQICSVQLSHTDKDGSLLWLNGGLNVCKKASWEYDYEHSQRLADMFQDAEALRKYYQSPVKLEGIIIPDANISGWVKSGECFMFNYCTLFKEAQFGKAIKFKESEKRRFSEIVRIWNENVF
- the SKDI07G0070 gene encoding uncharacterized protein, yielding MTREEYMYLYDTFQRFTRFDSLPIEATQDLVNSSHGYSNNFVEKSGKIADRNSGSVRSGDSIIAHILNGGYHQYCNVQKRANHD